In Paramicrobacterium humi, the genomic stretch AGCTCCGACACGGCAGGGCCGTCGACGGTGAGCGCGACGTCGCTCGGCCGCGCCCTGCTCTCGAGGCTGTGCTCCATGTCTTCGCCGGGGCGCAAGCGGCGATCGATAATCGTCTGGCCGCGACTGCGGCCGGGAGCGAGCTCCACCTCGACGAGGTGACGCGACGTGCCGAAGTGCTCGGCGCCGACGAGGAAGCACGCGGTGCCCGCGTCGCCGATCTTCGCGCCCGATTCGATGTCGGCGGGCAGGTCGGCGAGCTGCACCTGGTAGTCGAGCAGCTTCGTCGCGAGCTGCGTGACGGCGGTGTCCGCGGCGCGCAGTCGCTCGTGCTGCTGTTCGTCGACGACGACGCGGCTGAACACGTCGAGCGGGTACAGCACCGTTGGCACGCCGGACTCGAGAACGATCTGCGCCGCCTCCGGGTCGTGCCACACGTTGAACTCCGCGACGGGCGTGGCGTTGCCTGGGCCCGCACTGCCGCCCATGATGACGATGCGCTCGAGCTTCGCCGCCGTCTCGGGGTGCAGCCTCAGGAAGAGGGCGATATTCGTCATCGGCGCGAGGGCGAGGAGGGTGACCGGCTCCGCGCTCCCCTCGATCGTGCGTCGGATCATCTCGATCGCGTGCGAGGGGTCATGCCGGCGGGCAGCGCGGGGGAGGACGAGATTGCCGATGCCGTTCGCGCCGTGGTAGCCGCTCGCATCACGGGCCGGCTCGATGAGGGGACGGTCGCAGCCCGCAGCGACGGCCGCACGGCTGCTCGCGGCATCCAGCACGTCAAGGGTGTTCGCGATGACCTGCGGGAGACTCGCGTTTCCCGCGACGCACGTCACGGCGCGCAGATCGATGTCGGGGTGGCTGGCGAGGAAGAGCAGGGCGAGGGCGTCATCGACGCCGGTGTCGACGTCGGCGATCACGGGAATGGGCATGAACCCATTCTGGCGCAGTGCGCAGGTTGTAGCGTTCAGCGCTGGCAGCTCGGACACCAGTACGTGTCGCGCAGCTGCGTCGAGCTCGCCCCGAGCCGACCGCGCTCGATCACCGTGCCGCAGCGCCGACACCGCTGACCATCGCGTGAGAACACCCAGCTCTGCCGTCCCGGCCGGGTGTCGCCCGTCGTCGTGCGCGCGACCCGGTCGCGGTTCGCGAGGATGAGACGGTGCGACAGCCGCACGAGCGCGGCGGCATCCGTCTCACCGATGGGGGATTCGGGCCGGATGCCGCGCAAGAAGCAGATCTCGTTGACGTACTCGTTGCCGAGACCGGCGAGATTGCGCTGGTCGAGCAGCGCGACGGCGACGGGCCGTGCAGGGTCCGCCTCGAGCCGCGCGACGGCCTCCTCGGCGGACCAGTCGGGGCCGAGCAGGTCGGGGCCGAGGTGGCCGACGACGAGCTCCTCGTCGCTTCGCGGCAGCAGCTCCACGACGCCGAGCTCGAACCCGACAGTGGTGACGGCGTCGGTGCCGACCACGGCGCGAGCCTTCCAGCCGGGCTTTCGCCACCGCCCGCCCGCGGGGTAGATGTGCCAGTCGCCCTCCATCTTGAGGTGCGTGTGCAGGCTCCACTCGCCGATGCGGTGCAGGATGTGCTTCCCGCGGCTGACGACCTCGTCGACGCGCTGCCCGCGCAGGTCGCTCGTCGCGAAGGCGGGCACGCGCAGGCTCCACTCGGTGATGATCTCTCCCGCGAGCACGTCGTTGAGGTTGCGCGCGGTGCGGTAGACGGTGTCGCCCTCAGGCATGGCGCATCCGCAGTCCGCGTGGCGTCTCGGTGAAGCCCGCGTTCCGCAGCGGGTGCTCGAGCGGCGAGCCGAAGACGAACGCGCCGTTCACCTTCTCGACGGCGAGCTTGTCGACCCGGCCGGCGCGGACGAGGGCACCGACGGATGCCGCGGCCGAGGTGAGCACGGGCTCGCGGTCCGTGAACGCGAGCGCCGACTTCCCGCCGCGCTCGAGATACAGCGCGAGTTCGCCGTCGACGATGGCGACGATGCCTCCCGCCTTGCGCCCCGGGCGATGCCGGGTGCCCGTGAGTTCGGCGCTCGGCCAGGCGAGAGCGGTTCCGTACGGGTTCGCGGGGTCTGTCGCCGCGAGGGCGACAGCGTTCAGCGGCCTGTCGTCATCGGTGAAGGTGTGGCTGCGCACCCGGTCGATCGTGCCCGAGGTGGAGAACTGCGCGGCGCCGAGCCCGTTGACGATGTAGCCGCGTCGCGCGCGGCCCTTCTCCTCGAAGCCGGAGAGCACCTTGTACATGAGCGCGAAGCCGCCCGGAATGTCGTCCGCGTACACGGCTCCGCGGGTCACGACGCCGTAGCGGTCGAGCAGGGTCTCCGCCGTCGCGGCGGCGCGCACCGTGGCATCCTGCTCGGGAAGGGGGAGAAGCGACCAGCGTCCGCCGACGCGCGGAGCCGCCCCTGACATGCTCGGCCTGGCGTACCCTCTGCCGCGGTACAGCCGCGAGCGCGGGGTCGGCCGGCGCGTCTTGTGCGCGCCCGCGCCGCCGACGAGGCC encodes the following:
- a CDS encoding nucleoside hydrolase, whose amino-acid sequence is MPIPVIADVDTGVDDALALLFLASHPDIDLRAVTCVAGNASLPQVIANTLDVLDAASSRAAVAAGCDRPLIEPARDASGYHGANGIGNLVLPRAARRHDPSHAIEMIRRTIEGSAEPVTLLALAPMTNIALFLRLHPETAAKLERIVIMGGSAGPGNATPVAEFNVWHDPEAAQIVLESGVPTVLYPLDVFSRVVVDEQQHERLRAADTAVTQLATKLLDYQVQLADLPADIESGAKIGDAGTACFLVGAEHFGTSRHLVEVELAPGRSRGQTIIDRRLRPGEDMEHSLESRARPSDVALTVDGPAVSELFVSTLLGAD
- a CDS encoding DNA-formamidopyrimidine glycosylase family protein, which translates into the protein MPEGDTVYRTARNLNDVLAGEIITEWSLRVPAFATSDLRGQRVDEVVSRGKHILHRIGEWSLHTHLKMEGDWHIYPAGGRWRKPGWKARAVVGTDAVTTVGFELGVVELLPRSDEELVVGHLGPDLLGPDWSAEEAVARLEADPARPVAVALLDQRNLAGLGNEYVNEICFLRGIRPESPIGETDAAALVRLSHRLILANRDRVARTTTGDTRPGRQSWVFSRDGQRCRRCGTVIERGRLGASSTQLRDTYWCPSCQR